The Marasmius oreades isolate 03SP1 chromosome 2, whole genome shotgun sequence genomic sequence TCTCTGCATTTTCTGTTTTCAATGTGGCCTCAGATGACGATGGTTTGGGGGGAATTACCCCCCAAGTCCAAGACAATTCAGATATCTCCAGTCCAATAATTTTGAAATCAGTGAGGGTCCGTCGTCTCTCGTCTCTCTTAGAAGATCCAAGGCTAGATGAGCTGGAATCTTTCACCCCCAAAGAGTTCGTTGCATTATCGTGCCGTTGATTTCTGGTCGAACTTGAATGGTTTTGATTACGTCCGCTTCTGAAAGTGCCTGATCCCTGTCCATAAGATCCATTTCCACCAACGAACGGGCCTCCAGGACCTCTTCTATTATGAAAATCCTTGCCAGGACCAAGATGACCACGTGAACCATGAGATCTCATCGAGCCTGATGTGGAACCACCTCTTCCGGTATTTCCTCCACCGGGATTATAGGTATTACTACCACCTCTTCCAGTCCTACCCGGCATCCCACCCCCTCGACCACTGTTCATAGAACCTCcaccacgaccacgacctCCACCACCTAGATTTCCTCTATTTCCACCTGCGCCCCCCCTATTGCCGCCTAGCGGGACTTGGTTGGATCCAGGCCCGCCTCCACGGCTACCACCACCTTGATGTGAGGGATTAGGTTGTTGAAACAGTTGTGAACGATGCTGAATCTGATTGGGACCATCATAACGCGGTCTTTTCACGGGAGGTTGCTGTTGTGTCGGCTGCTGACCAATACGAGACGGCTGTTGGGCCATCTGCATCGGCTGTGGTGGAAGATGAGGTGCGAACATGGGTTGCTGAGGTTGCGTAAATTGAGGTTGAGCCATTGCTTGAGGTGCAGGCTGTGCATAAGGATAAGTGACTGCAGGCTGATAGGGATTATATGCTGCCGCTGCTACAGAAAGTGGCGGTGGTGGCTGCGGGACTGAAGGAGGCGTAGGGTGATAatgttgttgctgttgttgatGTCGCGGCCATTGGTTCTGGGGACCATAACCATAGTTAGCGAATAGAGGATTTTGCTCTCCTGGTCGAGTAGTGGGAGGTGTCCATTGGGAAGTGTATTGGGCAGGAGGATAGCCAGGCCAATGATGCTGATACTCAACTGCTGGCTGTGGTGGGGGGGGACCAGGTGGCAGTGGTGGCTGAGGAGGAGTATAAGACGGCTgtggaaggaaaggattCTTGTTCATGAGATACCTGTAATGAAATGAACAAAGGGTTCTTTGAGTTCTTTTGGACGGGTCACTTACCCGTGATTACGATGCAAATTATACAGTATACCGTACTTTCGTAAGTTGCGAATTCTTGCGCTCTCTTGCGCTTGCTAACTATCAGTAATAGTAAAAACGACTGGACGTTagcgtggtggtggtgatggtggtggtggtggtgagtgACAAACCAGCAGGTACGTAGCGTATTTACCGATGCTTGCTCGCGTCGAAGACTGCACAGTTCACACTCATGAGTATTAATATTTATGGTTAGCCTTTCCTTGTACTGTACTGCTGTACTGCTCTGACTTGTAGCGAATCATATCACGAAGTGTGAAACAGTATAAGATACAATTAGCATTCTAATTCCTCTTAATTACCCTCCGGCAGATGAACAACAACAAACTTTCTTGTCAACAGATTGAATGTGCTTCCAAAGATGAAAGCTACGACGGAACAAGTAAAAATGATAACATTGTATGGCATGCTAAAATCCGGGGTAGCCAAGTCCACCAGGAGTGCCGGCGCGTACATACGCCGTAATGAGTCTGTCGAAGGAACGAACACAGCTGGTGGAAGATCCCATCCTCGCTGTGCATCTGGTGGATGTTCGGTATACCGAAGAAACGCCTTAGTAACATCGACGGAGTATCTCACAGTCGCATTGCCGGGTATCGTCAAGACTGATTCGAACGTTGCAGGTTGATAGTGTGGCACTGGAAGTATGTATGAGACGTTCGATATGAGATCATCTAAGTGAAAATATGAGTCATTTGATGCAACAAAAAGAAAGCTGTTGTCATACTGCGAGGAATGCCATCAATATGCATTGTTGTAGTGTGAAGGTAAAACTGAAGAAGCCATGGCATTGtttccaaatacaacacTTTGAGCTCGTTGGGACCGTTGTTCCTGAGGGTAACCAGTAATCGCCCTTTGTCTTGTGTGGGCCCTTGGAGAGTACGATGGATAGATATGGGCATTAGCGAAGAGTCGCGCAAGGCAGACGCTAAGTGCGCAATGATTAATGATATCTGTAAAATGAAGGCAAATTTACGTACGATACTCGAGCTCCCCAGCCCATTCTATTCCGACATTGAAAGGCTCTGCTAACGAAGAGCCAAGCTCATAGTGTGCATTATCGCCCTGGAGTGTATGAGGCTCTGGGGTTATTCGATACATTCCACTCGACGGAAGGCTAACAGATATCTGGCTGGTTACCGCAACAGGGCATGACTTTTGAATTGTTCGATCAAACAGAGATTCGAGCGACCAGTCTATGACGGACAAGCGTGAATACATGAGAGGCGTATACGAAATCGAAAATGGTCACCTTGCTTTTGAACCGTGGACGGCCTCAGGGGGTCAGAAACTAACTGGAAATTCAAGTGAACTTCAATGCCGTCTGGATTCCATAAGACGTGTATCCCCATACCGTGCCAGTCTGCATCGAACAGACGGTGTGGGTTCAGGAGCGAAGCTAATCCTGAGGAAGATTTACACGGAAGTAGTTTCAAAAACGGGGTCAGGTTCTCTGTGCAAACATGCTCGGACGCATGGGATGCGTGTCGTAtttgatgaggaagaccCAAGTCCGGTATAGTCCCTTCAGGTGGGAATGCATACTGCGGGGAAGTTGTTCGTTGCTCATCTAAGGAGCCTAGAGATGCACAGAAGAGACCTGCCAGAGCGTTTCGAAGACCTTGCCAACGGTGATCAACGCTGGGCCTTTTCAGTACAGAAGTCTCTCATAATATTACTAGACTGCGCACCTCATTGTACCGCCATCCGCCATCCATGCCCAAAGTTCTGCTCCGGGGCCGACACCAGGCTCGTCTGGAACTCCCCAAGAATCGTAATTCCATTTTCCAGCATTTAACGTCAGATGTAATTCCGTAATGGCATACTGTCGCAGGATTTGTCCCAAAGTCAGCGGGAAAAGAGTGTAGTGTTGTGCTATTTCAAATTCAGTGGAAGCGGGATCTCTTGGTAAAGAAATAAACGCACAAGCATCCTGGTTGTCGTCGAACGAGAGCTGTCGGGGGTCCCTGGGGCTAGCGTCCCGTAGTAGAGTTTTGAATGAAAAGCTAGATGCTACTTTTCCGTCGCGCAAAGAACGAATGGAAAGATATTCTGTGTATTCCTCTTCGAGAACGAGATTCTCAAGAGCAATAGTCGAGGAACACAATAGTAAAACGAGGGTGGAGATTAAGTACATTTGGTTGCAAAAACCGCACCGCATGTTGCCGTACATGTGTAAGCGATGTTGATCTCGACTAGAAAATTTACGGTCGCTGTCCACTCTGAGGGGTCTTCACGCGCAGCTCGACGCGTTCTTTTCAACGCTGACCTCGTCAAGACTCTAAAGTTGACCACCGGGGATGCAGTGGTCATCTCCGGTTCAGATGACTTTGCAGTGAGTGCGTATTAAACCTATATCAAGAAAAGGCCAACATACGAAATAGATATTTGCGGTTGGTGTTGTGTGGCCTTCATTAGAGCAAGGACAAGATAGTCCGTCTCGACCTACATTTCTGCTGGGAAGGACACTGAGTATGGCCTTCAGCTATATCGATTTCGACATCTCTACTCCTCACGGCTCGGCTTCAAATCGGAGAGCATGTAAAGGTGCATCCTTTATTCGCCAATTCAAAGGTCTCAGTCATACCTCCGCTTGGTGATATCAAAGAAGCAGCTATCGTCCGTCTGAGGGAACTATCTCCACCATCAAAACGGCAATCTAAAATTTCGCAACCAGAAAAGGACTGGCTTCCGTTGGCTCTTAGGGAAGCTTTAGGTATCATTGGATCTGTTTGCCTTGGATGGCACTTTACTCACCGGATAAAATATCCAGTGAACCTCAAATATATCACGACAAGTCAAACTATAGAAGTTGTATACGAAGGAAGGCCACGACGCTTTACTCTTGtgtctgcttcatcttcagaaAATGATGTCGTGGTGGATTTGGCAACTCGTTTGGAGAAGCTAAACATCGCTTCACCCCACGGAGCTAGAGTATGGACAATCGGGTGGGATTCAACTGTCAAAATCGCAGACAACGATCGTTCGGAGGAAGAAAATGATCAAGGATCCCGAAAGGTTAACAGGCTTGAAACTATCAGGTTCCAAAATTATTGAAATTAAGAACCTTTTTGTAGCCGGTTGTCGAGATACTCGATGCCAAAGAGAGTGAAGATCCGTACGAATCCGTTGGAGGTCTTAGCAAGCAAATCAGAGAGATCAAAGACCTTCTCGAAATACCATTATCCCGACCTGATTTATTCCGATACCTCGGTACGTCAAAAAGCTCAGTTCAGCTACAAGTCCTCAACGGTCGTTGACGATGTCCTTACCAGGACTCAAACCTCCTCGTGGAATACTCCTTCATGGACCTCCTGGAACAGGGAAGACTCACCTCGCCCGTGCCATTGCCGCGTCAACGAAATCGTCAGTTATGGTGGTCAATGGCCCGGAGCTTTCTTCCGCTTTTCACGGAGAGACAGAATCAAAATTGCGCAATGTATTCAAGGAGGCTAGAGACAAATCGCCTTGTATAGTTGTGTTGGACGAAGTCGATGCATTGGTCCCGCGTCGAGAGGAAGGCGGTGGCGGTGAGGTTGAGAAAAGGGTGGTCGCTACCCTATTAACGATTCTTGACGGTATGGAAGACGATGACTGTAGTCAAGGAAGAGTGGTTGTCATCGGAACAACAAATCGTCCAAATGCCATTGATCCTGCACTTCGACGGCCTGGTAGGTTTGACAGAGAGATCGAAATTGGTGCGACTGAATGAGCTATGATACCGTTCACCATCACTGAAGAATTCACTCACCAGGTATTCCCGACAGTGACGCTAGGCTGTCTATCCTCGAAGTCTTGTTGTCAAGAACGCCTCACTACATCGCCCGTGAAGAGCTTCGCGCCATAGCCGCCCGCGCTCATGGATACGTTGGAGCCGACCTTGGCGCCGTAGTCCGTGAAGCTGGAACTGCAGCAATCAAGCGCTGGCTAGCCAGTCCGACCGAGACGGAAAAGCCAGAGTTCACCTCCTCAGACTTGTTATCATCTCTCCCTGCCGTTCGTCCTTCCGTGATGCGGTCTTTGTTCGTTGATGCACCACCAGTTCGATATTCAGATATCGGTGGTCAAGCTCATGTCATTGGAAAGCTTCGAGAATCCGTGGAATGGCCTTTATTACACCCTGAAGCCTTCCAGCGACT encodes the following:
- a CDS encoding uncharacterized protein (BUSCO:EOG09261LEU) yields the protein MYLISTLVLLLCSSTIALENLVLEEEYTEYLSIRSLRDGKVASSFSFKTLLRDASPRDPRQLSFDDNQDASQHYTLFPLTLGQILRQYAITELHLTLNAGKWNYDSWGVPDEPGVGPGAELWAWMADGGTMSVDHRWQGLRNALAGLFCASLGSLDEQRTTSPQYAFPPEGTIPDLGLPHQIRHASHASEHVCTENLTPFLKLLPCKSSSGLASLLNPHRLFDADWHGMGIHVLWNPDGIEVHLNFQLVSDPLRPSTVQKQDWSLESLFDRTIQKSCPVAVTSQISVSLPSSGMYRITPEPHTLQGDNAHYELGSSLAEPFNVGIEWAGELEYPSALRDSSLMPISIHRTLQGPTQDKGRLLVTLRNNGPNELKVLYLETMPWLLQFYLHTTTMHIDGIPRNDLISNVSYILPVPHYQPATFESVLTIPGNATVRYSVDVTKAFLRYTEHPPDAQRGWDLPPAVFVPSTDSLRRMYAPALLVDLATPDFSMPYNVIIFTCSVVAFIFGSTFNLLTRKFVVVHLPEGN